Sequence from the Plasmodium yoelii strain 17X genome assembly, chromosome: 10 genome:
atttttgaacattacaaacaaaatattaaaatatatattagtatttttttagttaaaAATTAGAAACTCGAAAAATAAGCATaagtataattaaaattgaagGTAATAATTTTCtccaataaaatataaaaaactattatttaaacgacaaaatatatgattttatcacatttataagtttaatgtattttttatttaaataattcaatcACAAGATGATGTCGATAATAGAAGGtttcataaataatgaacataaaaatattattattcataatattataatatctaaaaataaataattttaattatattatataaatgatatttttaacatatatcattataaatacacaagttttatatttttataattgattAAActcaatttaaaatttataaaacaatTCAGTACGTATGGAAAACCACACATTCTtacattaataaataaaagaccatagtaatataaatattatattaataattatattaaaataattgtttttctattttttcccATTTGTTTTACAAAATTTCTTTGATAATGCAtagtttttaatataaaacatgtctgttatatttttaaacattaaaataattaatttaatctGAGAAATACAgttaattatacatattactaatactactataaccatattttttacctcatcataataatagtatgataaaatttatattatgaaaatCAAACATTCTGTGATTTTTTTGTCACATTTAATACacattttactaaataacaCTTTTATagcaaaatttttaattttataaaaattatttttggtAGTAATATTGACCCccatgtttttttataaattaatacaaattataaatttccTTTTAATAGTAAAacatagtatatataaaattaaaaaaatacaaataaataaaatataaaaataaaataatgaaaccTAAAATTGTAAAGTCAcgaaatgtatatataattaattttttttttaattataatattcttaaTATCGAggtattaatattttatggaTCATGTATTTACATTATGGGTCAGGGTTCTGTACTATGGGTTATCGTTTCGTTCACTGAATCTGCGTTTTGAGTTAGGGTTTGGGATATATtgtaatttaatattttataatttgataatattttttttcctttgaataataattaaatatatttatcatcccgtatgtttaatctcgAGATGGTGTTTAAATATGCAACAAAAATGGGATGCAGCCATTAGTATGAAATGGGGTGTATAACATATTTcccataaagtataatatatacaattgtgtgttaatatagatattggttatatattaattcatactgtgtatatcataattgcctatATAAAGCTTGTTAATCTGTGGTTATATTGAATCATGAATAAcacaatatatttctttatttggtGAAACggtttatttagtaaaacttgtTATTTGTGTcacaattattttaatttacatTATATTATGGCAattgaactgtaataatagcattataTATGAGGCTGGGTATGAACTATAAGATGATTCATTTGGAAcaattgtctacattatAGTATACCTTCAGGTTAAtgagtatatttttattgttaattaaacacattaccaatatataatagatagtcacaaaatatagatgcatgaAATATcaatcgagaatcgacaatgtAGCATcgtctatatatattattatgctttTAACATTTTTGTAATACATAACAAATTgaactatatatacaatatattttaagttttaattgtagttactattctctttttgtatttcctttacatttgtattaaaattaacTAGTAATTATAGAAGATatacgctttaatttatttatcataaggcATCATGTtcgattaatcactatttgtttttaagctttatagttttgaggtataaatatattacatttaaaatagttaaaaaataaaatataggtATATTAATAACTTTGCATATCATagtttgttctaataattataaataatataatagataaatgtgttattattatatacctatacatataaactgGTAAAATACTATACCAATAACTGATATTGAAGTAatgttttattgtggaaacttcatataattaaatattaatattaattttatcgaaaagacataataataccttatatatttgttaatgatccaatttgggatatatggttttatattataaaaaactgGATGAATAAAGAAAGggttaaatatttaattcatgttaaatttctttttattattccatattatattatcattttttaatgaatcatcattttataatctaaattagcatttttttatcgtagaattaataaaatatagaattattaataaatgatttgaacgtatatacattgataactataacaatataatatataagataaaaatgaacaaagcAGAATATTTAGCAAATATTCaacttaatttatatattaaaatatcaaatatatcttatctctctcctattAAAGGGGAATATATCAACCTAATTCcgcatagttttctattatatttttaatttgcaccaatagttatttatatgttatatatttaatatttactaagtatgattttaaaaacaatatgcatccaaagacttatttaaggtTATAAATAGCATAATAGGTATGGGTTCAGTactaattgttgttttaacagtggaaaatatgcaaaatgtattataaaattacccaataagatatatttctaaattgaagtatatagaaataaaaataaaattattggactcattaaaatgaattatgaatttatctatattaattacaagcaatataaatttatgtaatttgcatagaaaatggagcatgtaacttaatttgaaaatactattgttttatgaaaaaatataatatatattacaagaaaaaagtatataagtatttaatatattaaaaaaaatgattatttatatactttaaggattatagtaataatgaattTCTTAATTGTTTCGATTTTGCAGGATATTAGTTTTGGGGGtaccatttattaaaacaaagaTATGATGTTgcttattttctatattaaagtatatgtataagaagatgtatttttaattcgttACAATGTtgctttaattttattatataattatatggaaaggtattaaaaataacaatttatgcaaaattgtattatatatacatatggtaaaaaatgtattaactCCCTCCAAAATAAGGCAATTTATCCAACTAccataaaagtatatattgttcatattatatttaaattaatattaaaaatgataataacatATCTAATCACagacaattttatattatggttcaattattttgtcatttattaagcgtaaaaaatataaaataatatggtGTTACATAatctacatattataaacaaaataaaattacaatgGATTATCAGCtggtatataattttttaataaaagttTCCTTCCTTCATACTTTTCGACGTtatattatctataaaattcattaaattttattttatatgagtttcattaacatatatttttattatactttttttaaatgttatCTTAGTGTGGAAGGTTTGATAAATTGAGTAATTATTTACCCGATGAATTAAGCAAATCTAcaaataatgatattaatAGTTTAGGGAGTATTAGGGATTATTGCTCTAATGGAGAATCCGATGGAACAGGATGTAAGACTGATCacgataaaataaatggtgGATGTCGATGGTTGTTCGAGCAAAATGTTGTTACTAGGATTAATGATTTAAGTAATGAACAACTTAAAgtgtttattatatacattatgatatggttaaattatatgataaaCCTAAAGAAAGATGGAAAAATCAACAAtctaaatgatttttatactaattatataaaaaataatatgcattatACTAAGTGTAATAAAGGTAATAAAGATTGCAATATTAcattaaatgataaaacgggatataataattttaagaaAATCATAGAAGAAAACAAGTGTCTGATGAATATTgatattaatgatatatctaatttttatgcTGCATTTAAATCAGTATGTAACATGTATACTGAACTTGATGCAAGCAATCCAAATTGCAAGGATTATTTAGAAAAAGCTCaagaatttgttaaaaaatataatgaacttAATGAAAATTCTAATAATATTGATGGAAGTTCATATCGACAAATATTGTCTACTTTATCAACTGATtacaataattttaaaaattattgtacTGAAAATGGCGTTGATTGTAACGATATTCCATCCCTTTCACCgataaaaacaaaagaaaatgaCTTACAAGGTTCTGAACATATTTCTGAAgttacatcatcaagttcatCGATAGCaagcaaattaattccagttttatcgatatttggtgcaatagtattttttttaggaatttcttataaggtaaataataaggaattgaaaaattattttcattatatatatgcaaacgcTAACAAACAACCGtacgcttcttaacattttatattagtattcgttatttggatctaggaaacgatctcaaaaacaacatttaagagaaaagctaaaaaaataaagaagaaatgGATCATTCACATATGATTCAAAGAGTAGTGACTGTTTCAGAAGTAGTAATAAtggttgatatattttaagaaactgtctatttggaaataaatatgttttgaccataatttttgaataatttttatatagcttttatgttgtggaacccGTATTCGGGCCAGggttaaattttatattgtatttaattttgaataatttgataatatttattggtCTATAAATGTTGATCACATATATTTACCATTTAGGCATTTTTAATCTCGAGCTGAAgtctaaatatgcaaccaaaaaaggGGTGCTTccattaatattaaaagggccacaaacattttttcataagttataatacatataattgagtgtttctgtcgatttaatattattaaaacaaaatgtctatattgcatatgttaatatagatattgacTATCTATGATTTCACATTATGTTATACCATAAtccctattatataaaatttgttaatatgtAGTTACATCAAATTATGCATAATgcaatatgtttttttatttgatgaaacattttatttagtaaaacttattatttgtatcatattttttttaatttaaattatattacgccaactgaactgtaataatagcattataTATGAGGTTGGGTATTAATTATAAGACGATTCATTTGGAAcaattgtctacattataatataccttcagATTAATGAGTATATTcttattgttaattaaaaacactactaatatataatagacatTCATAAAAGATAGATGCATGAGTATCGATCGAGGTTCgataatataacataatctataaaagatgtttt
This genomic interval carries:
- a CDS encoding PIR protein codes for the protein MDYQLCGRFDKLSNYLPDELSKSTNNDINSLGSIRDYCSNGESDGTGCKTDHDKINGGCRWLFEQNVVTRINDLSNEQLKVFIIYIMIWLNYMINLKKDGKINNLNDFYTNYIKNNMHYTKCNKGNKDCNITLNDKTGYNNFKKIIEENKCLMNIDINDISNFYAAFKSVCNMYTELDASNPNCKDYLEKAQEFVKKYNELNENSNNIDGSSYRQILSTLSTDYNNFKNYCTENGVDCNDIPSLSPIKTKENDLQGSEHISEVTSSSSSIASKLIPVLSIFGAIVFFLGISYKYSLFGSRKRSQKQHLREKLKK